The following coding sequences are from one Lipingzhangella halophila window:
- a CDS encoding endonuclease/exonuclease/phosphatase family protein, translating into MIRKIRSGAVPHSTGRVRAPSRRTAVAAAILLTLPWTVWLLVRLLGLESGFPWVPALAFTPYIALTAFLPLAIAAYLRRWRSLAVTAVVVVVFAALLVPRALTAPNAEEGHSGSRLVVLTANLLEGQGDLGVLADLVEREKVDVLALQEVTPEVAEAMADIGLTDALPHDIVDARPGVSGSAIYARHPVTDITPSEVPDTHTFARPSAEVTVPDAPPFEITNAHLVPPTASGSIAQWQQEMAALPEADRDGPLRIIAGDLNATLDHAALRELIGTGYLDAAAETGSGLELTWSSTSVFPGLTIDHVLADDRMAVETTSVHPVPGSDHRALLAKLTLPAT; encoded by the coding sequence ATGATTCGCAAAATACGATCCGGTGCCGTCCCGCACTCGACAGGGCGGGTCCGCGCCCCGTCTCGCAGGACCGCGGTCGCGGCCGCTATCCTGCTCACCCTGCCGTGGACGGTGTGGCTGCTGGTGCGGTTACTCGGCCTCGAATCGGGCTTCCCGTGGGTTCCCGCGCTCGCCTTCACTCCCTACATCGCGCTCACCGCGTTTCTCCCTCTGGCTATCGCCGCGTACCTGCGCCGTTGGCGTTCTCTCGCGGTCACCGCCGTCGTCGTGGTGGTGTTCGCGGCGTTGCTGGTGCCCAGAGCCCTGACGGCGCCGAACGCCGAGGAAGGGCATTCCGGTTCGCGGCTGGTCGTGCTCACCGCCAACCTGTTGGAAGGGCAGGGGGATCTCGGCGTGCTCGCGGATCTCGTGGAGCGCGAGAAGGTCGACGTGTTGGCCCTCCAGGAGGTCACACCCGAGGTCGCGGAGGCCATGGCCGACATCGGGCTGACCGACGCCCTTCCGCACGACATCGTGGACGCCCGGCCCGGAGTGTCGGGTAGCGCGATCTACGCGCGCCACCCGGTCACCGACATAACACCGTCGGAGGTCCCGGACACGCACACGTTCGCCCGGCCGAGCGCGGAGGTCACCGTCCCGGACGCACCACCCTTCGAGATCACCAACGCCCACCTCGTGCCACCGACGGCTTCCGGCAGCATCGCGCAATGGCAACAGGAGATGGCGGCACTGCCGGAGGCCGACCGCGACGGCCCCCTACGGATCATCGCGGGCGATCTGAACGCCACGCTCGACCACGCGGCCCTGCGCGAGCTGATCGGTACCGGATACCTGGACGCGGCCGCCGAAACCGGTTCGGGACTGGAACTCACCTGGTCGTCCACGAGTGTCTTCCCCGGGCTGACCATCGATCATGTGCTCGCGGACGACCGCATGGCCGTCGAGACCACGAGCGTGCACCCCGTTCCGGGGTCCGACCACCGGGCGCTTCTCGCCAAGCTGACCCTGCCCGCCACGTAA